The DNA segment GGGTGTCCATGCCGCTTGAGTTTGAAAAGCCCATCGAAGAGCTCGAGGCCAAAATTGCCGAGCTCGAGGGGTTCGCCGCCAGCAGCGGGGTAGACCTCTCGGGGGAGCTACAAGTCCTGCGCGAGCGCCTCGCTCAACTCAAATCGGAAACCTTCGATAACCTCTCGCGCTGGGAGCGGGTGCAACTGGCCCGGGCCCCTGGCCGCCCCACCACCCTGGACGTCATCGGCGGCATCATGACCGATTTTGTCGAACTATCGGGAGATCGCACCTTTGGTGAGGATGCCGCCGTGGTAGGGGGGCTGGCCCGCCTGGAAGGCACCTCCGTGGTGGTGGTAGGCCACCAGAAGGGCCGCGACACCAAGGAAAACATCAAACGCAACTTCGCCATGCCCCATCCCGAGGGCTACCGTAAGGCCATGCGCCTGATGGATCTGGCCGACCGCTTTGGCCGCCCTTTTATCGCCTTTATTGATACCCCCGGTGCATACCCCGGCATCTCCGCAGAGGAGCGTGGCCAGGCCTGGGTGATTGCCCAGAGCATCCAGCGCATGGCCCGCCTTCGGGTGCCGGCCATTGCGATCATTCTGGGCGAAGGAGGTTCGGGGGGCGCCCTGGCCATCGGGGTGGGCAACCGCGTGCTGATTCTGGAAAACGCCTGGTACTCGGTGATCTCCCCCGAATCCTGCGCGGCCATCCTGTGGCGCGACGCCAAAGAGGCCGCCAAAGCTGCCGAAGCCCTCAAACTCTCGGCCCCCGACCTTCTGAGCCTCGGCATCGTAGACCGCATCATCCCCGAACCCGGCGGCGGCGCCCACCGCAACCCCGCCGCCACCCTGGCCAACATCAAGCAAGCCCTGCTGGCCTCGCTGGCGGAACTCAGGAGCCTCGGCCCGGAAGAGCTGTTCGAAGACCGTTACCGGCGTTTCAGGGGCTTAGGGCGCTACCAGACCTGAACTGACCCGCCAGGAGCCCTCTGGTTGCAAAAGCACTGCAACCAGCAGCCCCAGGTGGGTTGACTCTGGGGCTGTTGATGGGCAATCTTTATGGGCCGACCCGCACGATCCGGGCCACCGAGGGCACCCCGCTGGCATTAATGACAGACACCATGTAGAAGTTGGGCGGTGCCAGGTTGGCATTGGCCGGCGCGGCTACGGTCAGGCTGGTGGTATCTCTGGACTGGATCGAGAGGGTCAGGAAGCGCTGGGTGTAGTTGAAGGCGTGGGTGGAATCGCCGTCACGTTCAGACCAATCGGCTGCGCAGCCACGAAGAAGCAAAGTCAATGATATTCACCACAATCACAATCGCAATCACTCCCACGATCATCTGGTCGTACTGCCCCGAGGCCATCTTTTCGTTGATGAAGTAGCCGATGCCGCCGGCCCCTACCAGCCCCAGCACCAGCGAGGAGCGGAAGTTGATCTCGAAGTTGTAGATGGTATAGGACACAAAGAGTGGCAAAACCTGGGGCAAAATGGCCCAGCGCACCACATTCACACCCGAGGCGCCGGTGGACTCGAGAGCCTCCACGGGCCCCTTGTCGGCGTTCTCGATAGCCTCCGAGTACAGCTTGCCCAGTTCGGTGAGGGAGTGGATGGCAATCGCCATCACCCCGGCAAAAGGCCCCAGGCCCACCGCTGCTACCAAAATCAGGGCAATAATCAGGGTAGGCACCCCCCGCAGCACGTTCAAAAAGAGGCGGGTCACATAGAACACCGAGCGCATCAGGGGCGTACCCGAGGTCACGTTGCGGGCCGCCAGAAACGAGAGGGGCATGGCAAAAACGGCGGCCAGAAAGGTGCCTACCAGGGCCATCTGCACCGTGACCGCAATCTGGCTCAAGACCTCCTGCAAGGGATAGCGCTCCGCGCCAGGGTCGGCCAGCAGGGGGGGCCAGGCTTTGTCGGCAAACTGCTGCAAGAAGGGCCAGCCCACCACCAGCTTGTTCAGATCGAACTCGGTGGCATCGAAAGCCGGAATCAGAAAGCTCGCCACCAGGGCAATCAGGATGCCGGCGCGAAAGTCGTCGGGCTCTTGCAGGCTGGCGTTGCGCAGTTGCATGAGCCCGGCCCCCAGCATGAGCCCCGCCAGGAAAAAGACCGCAAAAGCCCCGTACTGAGTGGTAGCCGGCTGCACCAGGCGGTAGCCTTCGCTCGAGGCTTGCTGCGGAATGGCCCCTTGCAGGTCGGCCAGGCTCCGAATGGGTTTCAGCTCGTCCTGGCCCAGTTCCTTGCGGATGGCGTTGAGTTCGGGTAGCGCCCGGTTGTAGGCGTCGGCGATTTCTTGCTGGGTGGTGGGCGGCGTGGGAAAGAGCAGCTTGTAATAGCCCAGGCTCTTGGGCAGGTAGGCCCCACCCCCCTGGGGCGCGTGGAACCACAGGAAGGCCAGCACCCCCGCCACTACCGCCCCGATCAGGATGGGAACCCGCTGCTTTGGGCGACTGAAGGACAGCAGGGCTACCGAGCCCGCCACCCCCAGGGCCAAGAGCAGCTCAATCAGACCCTCGACCGGATAGAGTTTAGCGATCTGCACAGGCTTGGCGTACCACCAACCGGCGGCCGCAAGGGTCGCGGCACCGCCCAGCACCCCGCCCAGCCCTGCCGCCTGCCCACCCCGACGGGCCAGCAGCAGCGCGAGCAGCACCCCCAGCGGAATCAAGAGCAGCAGCGGAAGGGTGGGCACCAGGGCCAGCAGGGTGGGGTCTACGGTATCGCGGCTCAAAAAGCCCCGGGCCCGGCTGAAGGGGAAGGCCGCAAAGACCACCAGCAAGGCCAGCCCGGCGCCAATTATCCAGCGGCGCATGGAACCCTTGGCCACGCCCGCCAGCACCGCCAGCAATACCCCCAACAGGGCGTAAAGGAGTAGCTCGTTCATGCCAGCATCTCCTTGCGTTCGTAGAGGTCGTCCACCATGTCCTCGGAAAGCTCTGCGGGCAGTCCATCGAACACCACCCGCCCCCGCTTGAAGGCAATAATGCGTTTGGCGTATTTGAGGGCCAGGTCGAGGGCGTGAATGTTAATCACCACCGTTACCCTGTCCTGCTCGTTGAAGCGCTTGAGGGTACGCATCACCTCCTCCGACAAAACCGGATCGAGGTTGGCGGCGGGCTCGTCGGCCAGCATCAGGGTGGGTTGCTGGGCCATGGCCCGGGCAATGGCCACCCGTTGTTGCTGTCCTCCCGAGAGCGAGTCCACTCGAGCGTTTTCCTTGGCCGCCAGGTCCACGCGCTGAAGCTGCTCTCGAGCAATCCGATAATCCACTTCGTTGTAAAGGCCCAGCAAACCGCGCCAGGTCGGGAGGTAGCCCAGGCGGCCATGCAGAACGTTGTCCAGGGTGCTCAGGCGGTTGACCAGGTTGAACTGCTGAAAGATAAAGCCCACGGTGCGGCGGTACTTTTGCAACTCGCGCTTGGGCAGCCTGGTAATGTCGGTGCCATTCACCACTACCGATCCAGTGGTGGGAATTAAGAGCCCATTCAGGGTGCGCAGGAAGGTGCTCTTGCCCGCCCCCGAGCGTCCGATAATGGCCACAAAATCGCCCTGGGGGATATCCAGGTTCACATCCATCAGCACCTTGAGCGGTCCCTTGGCGGTACTGAAGGTCTGGTTGAGGTTGCGTATTTCAATCATGCGTCTTCTCCATCAAGCATCGCTTTCATGCCATGCAAATCATAAGCCCCCAGCCAAAACCTGGGGGCATGGGTACTCGGGTAGATTTGCAGGCCTCTACTGCCCGGCCACTTTACGGGCCTGCCGCACCACGTCGTAGTCGGAGTCCTGGGCAGGGATCATGTAGTCAATGCGGTAAAGGTTGAACAGGAGCCTGTTTTCGGGGGTCTTGATACCCTGCAAGGCCGCCGCAATACCCCGTGAAAGGGTGGGGTATTTGGTTATGAACTGCTTAGAGACCGAGAAGGTGTCTCCCGGAATGGGCCTGGAGTAGAAGATAGCCGTCAGCTGGGCAGCTTCCTCGGGTTTGAGGAACTGCGTCCAGGCGCCGCTTTTGTTGCGGGTGTCGTTGGCGAAGGTAGCACAGGCATCCACCGATTTGTTCAGCACGGCCAGTACACAAGCGTCATGGCGACCCGCAAAGGTCTGTTTGGCAAAAAGCTTATCCGGGTCGAGGCCAGCCCCCACCACCGCCGCACGGGGAAAGACATAGCCTGCCGCCGAGTTCTTGTCTACCCAGGCAATGCTCTTGCCGTCCAGGCCCTGCAGGCTCTTGATGCCCGAGTCCTTGCGCACCACAATGGCGCTCCAGTAATAGGGGCTGGTGCCGCGCACGCTCTTGAGGAGCACCTGAGCTCCCACATCCTGGTTGGCAATCACGTAGCCGTCGGGCGGAAAGAAGGCGAAGTCGAGGTTGCCGCCGCGCATGGCCTCGATGAGACCCCGGTACTCGGTGGGGATGAAGATTTCTACCTCGATGGCCCCCTGGAAGCGGCGTTCCAGGTAGTCTGCAATGGCCTGGGCCGCCGGACGAAGCTGGTCGGAGTTCTGGGTGGGGTTGAAGCCGATGCGAATTTTGACCGGGTTTTGTGCCAAACCCACTGACAGGCCAAAGACCAGCAAGGCCAGAAGGAAAAGCAAGTTACGCTTCATACGCCGCCTAGCCTACACCAGCTTCTGTCAAAATTGAATCAGGTCAAAGTTGTACCTGGCCTGAATGTAGTTTGTAAGTTGAAGTGGTTTTGAGAAAAATCCGCGTCGGTTGTGAGACCATCCACTCGAGTTCTCTACCCGCCCAGCCCCAGAACATGAAGTACACTTCACAAAGATGAAAGCTCTTATCTTCGACTTCGACGGCACCATCCTCGACACCGAAAGCACCGAGTTCCAGGCCTGGCAGGAGGTTTACCAGCAGCACGGAGCCGAGCTTTCGCTGGACTACTGGCTCCCCTTTATCGGCAACAACTCGCTTCCTTTCGACCCTGCGGGCCACCTGGAAAAGCTGCTGGGCAGGCTGCTGGACAAGGAGGGCATCGAAGACTGGGTGGGGCAGCGCAAACAATCCCTCAACCAGAGCCTGAAGCCCCTGCCGGGGGTGCTGGACTACCTCGAGGCCGCCCAGGCGATGGGCCTCAAGCTGGCCGTGGCAAGCAGCTCGAGGCGGGCCTGGGTGGAAGGACACCTGGAGCGGCTGGGGTTGCTACCGCACTTCCAGGTGATCCGCACCAAGGAAGATGTGGCCCTGACCAAGCCCGACCCGGCCCTCTTTTTGCGGGCTGCCGAGGGGCTCGGGGTAGCGCCCCACGAAACCATTGTGCTCGAGGACTCCCAGAACGGGGTACGGGCGGCCAGGTCGGCGGGGGCTTTTACGGTGGTCATCCCCAACGCCCTCACCCGGCACCTGGATTTGAGCCAGGCCCACCTGGTGCTGGACTGCCTTTGCAACCTGCCCCTTTGGGATCTGCTGCCCATGGCCCGGGAGTGGGGCCGCGCCCGGCTACCCACCGTTATTTAGAAAACGCAGGATGCCCTTTGCCAGGGCCTCGGCCAGAGCCTGCCGATACTCGCTTTTCTG comes from the Meiothermus sp. CFH 77666 genome and includes:
- a CDS encoding acetyl-CoA carboxylase carboxyltransferase subunit alpha gives rise to the protein MPLEFEKPIEELEAKIAELEGFAASSGVDLSGELQVLRERLAQLKSETFDNLSRWERVQLARAPGRPTTLDVIGGIMTDFVELSGDRTFGEDAAVVGGLARLEGTSVVVVGHQKGRDTKENIKRNFAMPHPEGYRKAMRLMDLADRFGRPFIAFIDTPGAYPGISAEERGQAWVIAQSIQRMARLRVPAIAIILGEGGSGGALAIGVGNRVLILENAWYSVISPESCAAILWRDAKEAAKAAEALKLSAPDLLSLGIVDRIIPEPGGGAHRNPAATLANIKQALLASLAELRSLGPEELFEDRYRRFRGLGRYQT
- a CDS encoding galactose oxidase-like domain-containing protein, which encodes MLLRGCAADWSERDGDSTHAFNYTQRFLTLSIQSRDTTSLTVAAPANANLAPPNFYMVSVINASGVPSVARIVRVGP
- the phnE gene encoding phosphonate ABC transporter, permease protein PhnE, with the protein product MNELLLYALLGVLLAVLAGVAKGSMRRWIIGAGLALLVVFAAFPFSRARGFLSRDTVDPTLLALVPTLPLLLLIPLGVLLALLLARRGGQAAGLGGVLGGAATLAAAGWWYAKPVQIAKLYPVEGLIELLLALGVAGSVALLSFSRPKQRVPILIGAVVAGVLAFLWFHAPQGGGAYLPKSLGYYKLLFPTPPTTQQEIADAYNRALPELNAIRKELGQDELKPIRSLADLQGAIPQQASSEGYRLVQPATTQYGAFAVFFLAGLMLGAGLMQLRNASLQEPDDFRAGILIALVASFLIPAFDATEFDLNKLVVGWPFLQQFADKAWPPLLADPGAERYPLQEVLSQIAVTVQMALVGTFLAAVFAMPLSFLAARNVTSGTPLMRSVFYVTRLFLNVLRGVPTLIIALILVAAVGLGPFAGVMAIAIHSLTELGKLYSEAIENADKGPVEALESTGASGVNVVRWAILPQVLPLFVSYTIYNFEINFRSSLVLGLVGAGGIGYFINEKMASGQYDQMIVGVIAIVIVVNIIDFASSWLRSRLV
- the phnC gene encoding phosphonate ABC transporter ATP-binding protein yields the protein MIEIRNLNQTFSTAKGPLKVLMDVNLDIPQGDFVAIIGRSGAGKSTFLRTLNGLLIPTTGSVVVNGTDITRLPKRELQKYRRTVGFIFQQFNLVNRLSTLDNVLHGRLGYLPTWRGLLGLYNEVDYRIAREQLQRVDLAAKENARVDSLSGGQQQRVAIARAMAQQPTLMLADEPAANLDPVLSEEVMRTLKRFNEQDRVTVVINIHALDLALKYAKRIIAFKRGRVVFDGLPAELSEDMVDDLYERKEMLA
- a CDS encoding phosphate/phosphite/phosphonate ABC transporter substrate-binding protein, with the protein product MKRNLLFLLALLVFGLSVGLAQNPVKIRIGFNPTQNSDQLRPAAQAIADYLERRFQGAIEVEIFIPTEYRGLIEAMRGGNLDFAFFPPDGYVIANQDVGAQVLLKSVRGTSPYYWSAIVVRKDSGIKSLQGLDGKSIAWVDKNSAAGYVFPRAAVVGAGLDPDKLFAKQTFAGRHDACVLAVLNKSVDACATFANDTRNKSGAWTQFLKPEEAAQLTAIFYSRPIPGDTFSVSKQFITKYPTLSRGIAAALQGIKTPENRLLFNLYRIDYMIPAQDSDYDVVRQARKVAGQ
- a CDS encoding HAD family hydrolase; protein product: MKALIFDFDGTILDTESTEFQAWQEVYQQHGAELSLDYWLPFIGNNSLPFDPAGHLEKLLGRLLDKEGIEDWVGQRKQSLNQSLKPLPGVLDYLEAAQAMGLKLAVASSSRRAWVEGHLERLGLLPHFQVIRTKEDVALTKPDPALFLRAAEGLGVAPHETIVLEDSQNGVRAARSAGAFTVVIPNALTRHLDLSQAHLVLDCLCNLPLWDLLPMAREWGRARLPTVI